In Elusimicrobiota bacterium, one DNA window encodes the following:
- a CDS encoding AI-2E family transporter, with amino-acid sequence MSPSLFLDAKGDSRPLIFRIFFFAAFGFLLFQLFRLLSPFFDGIMVAVTLALVFYPVHARFLKWSGGRRTLAAGLSVAALFLIVVIPTMIFLGMLGKQTAALYPWAQEQIQTLRANPQEAFINKLPASVRSAWERADKVLDNAGVDIQDVLLRNIEGLGHQLSSTGAAILKNLVFFIFQTFVMLFTLFFLFRDGARLLHQLVQLVPMEQVHKEHILNRLNQTLTAVVRGMFITASVQGLLAGIGFAVAGVRFSVLLGFATAFMALVPLVGATAVWVPVCGYLILKGWMWPGVLLLIWSAGVVSTIDNFLRPYLIGEKARLPIMLLFFGTLGGLKAYGPTGIFFGPVMVASVLAFSKIYGEQLQRLQTAQVAPERERRHPTEPSGPLPPVPPVV; translated from the coding sequence ATGAGTCCTAGTTTGTTCCTCGACGCCAAAGGCGATTCCCGGCCTCTGATTTTCCGGATTTTCTTTTTCGCCGCCTTCGGGTTTCTCTTGTTCCAGCTTTTTCGTTTGTTGTCGCCTTTCTTCGACGGCATCATGGTGGCCGTCACCCTGGCCCTGGTGTTTTACCCCGTCCACGCCCGGTTTTTAAAATGGTCCGGCGGCCGCCGAACCCTCGCCGCGGGGTTGAGCGTCGCCGCGCTGTTTTTAATCGTGGTCATCCCCACGATGATCTTTTTGGGCATGTTGGGCAAGCAAACAGCCGCCCTCTATCCCTGGGCCCAGGAGCAGATTCAAACTCTTCGGGCCAATCCCCAGGAAGCCTTCATCAACAAACTTCCCGCCTCGGTCCGTTCCGCGTGGGAACGGGCCGACAAGGTACTGGACAACGCGGGCGTGGACATTCAAGACGTTCTTCTGCGCAACATCGAGGGGCTCGGCCACCAACTCTCCTCCACGGGCGCGGCCATCTTAAAAAACCTCGTGTTCTTCATCTTTCAAACCTTCGTCATGTTGTTCACCCTGTTCTTCCTGTTTCGCGACGGGGCGCGTTTGCTTCACCAGCTCGTCCAGCTGGTCCCCATGGAACAGGTCCACAAAGAACACATTTTAAATCGACTGAACCAAACCCTCACGGCGGTGGTCCGGGGCATGTTCATCACGGCGTCGGTGCAGGGCCTCCTGGCCGGGATCGGTTTCGCGGTGGCGGGCGTGCGTTTCTCGGTACTGTTGGGGTTCGCCACGGCGTTCATGGCCCTGGTGCCCCTGGTGGGCGCCACGGCGGTGTGGGTGCCGGTTTGCGGGTATTTGATTTTAAAAGGCTGGATGTGGCCGGGCGTTCTCCTGTTGATTTGGAGCGCCGGGGTGGTCAGCACCATCGACAACTTCCTCCGCCCCTATTTGATCGGCGAGAAGGCCCGCCTGCCCATCATGCTCCTGTTCTTCGGCACCTTGGGCGGCCTCAAGGCCTACGGCCCCACGGGGATCTTTTTCGGCCCGGTCATGGTGGCCAGCGTTTTGGCCTTCTCCAAGATTTACGGCGAGCAACTTCAGCGCCTTCAAACCGCCCAAGTCGCCCCCGAGCGGGAACGCCGACATCCGACCGAACCGTCCGGCCCCCTCCCGCCGGTCCCACCGGTGGTCTGA
- a CDS encoding RNA methyltransferase produces the protein MEGHRLIGDLIHIPLAVREFLFTVAAADRPEISRVIDALRGRGASGHNVTPDVMEFVSDLETPPGLVVRADRPVSPALPLADNALWVVLDGLQSPANAGAVVRVAEAAGAQAVIAAAGTADLWSPKALRGSSGSAFRVPLVLIPAMKEVSDRLKGRGITAVAADQNADMDYWDFDWTRPTAIILGAEGRGLGDLSEFNVQRVRVPMAGKVESLNVAVAAGLLLMEAARQRRSKI, from the coding sequence GTGGAAGGCCACCGCCTGATCGGCGACTTGATCCACATTCCGCTGGCCGTCCGCGAGTTCCTTTTCACCGTGGCCGCGGCCGACCGCCCGGAGATCAGCCGCGTCATCGACGCCCTTCGGGGCCGCGGCGCCTCGGGGCACAACGTCACCCCGGACGTGATGGAGTTCGTCTCCGACTTGGAAACCCCTCCGGGTTTGGTGGTTCGGGCCGACCGCCCCGTTTCCCCCGCCCTGCCTTTGGCGGACAACGCGCTTTGGGTGGTGCTGGACGGCTTGCAATCCCCGGCCAACGCCGGGGCCGTCGTGCGCGTGGCCGAAGCCGCCGGGGCCCAGGCCGTCATCGCGGCCGCGGGCACCGCCGATCTCTGGAGCCCCAAGGCCCTTCGCGGATCTTCCGGCAGCGCCTTCCGCGTTCCCCTGGTTCTAATCCCCGCCATGAAGGAAGTGTCGGACCGCCTGAAGGGGCGGGGCATCACGGCCGTGGCGGCGGATCAAAATGCGGACATGGATTATTGGGATTTCGATTGGACCCGCCCCACGGCGATCATTTTGGGGGCGGAGGGCCGCGGGCTGGGCGATCTTTCGGAATTCAACGTGCAACGGGTTCGCGTGCCTATGGCGGGCAAAGTGGAGTCCCTGAACGTCGCGGTGGCGGCGGGCCTTCTGCTCATGGAGGCGGCGCGCCAAAGGCGGTCCAAGATTTGA
- a CDS encoding DUF1343 domain-containing protein has protein sequence MQTGLDLLSKRGHPALKGKRVGLIVHQASVDRQLRHAVDLLRNRKDFHVAAIFAPEHGFYGDLQDQVPVDGAQDPRTGLPVFSLYGPRRQPTPQMLKGLDALVFDLQDIGVRYYTFIWTMALALEAAAKAGITFVVLNRPNPLGGGVEGNLPDPAYASFVGLYPLPVRHGKTVGELAVYFNKKYKWGADLHVVKMKGWKRSMRFDETGLPWVMPSPNMPTLDTATVYAGMCLLEATNLSEGRGTTKPFEIVGAPFIDGHNLARALEKKNLPGVAFRPLAFRPTFNKWANQTCGGVQLHVTNPKTFESFLAGLVFLQTVKQLYPRNLKWNPPPYEYETVKRPMDILCGTDQIRKAIDDGDNLINLSKTWPPALKSFQF, from the coding sequence GTGCAAACGGGCTTGGACCTCCTGTCCAAGCGCGGCCACCCGGCGTTGAAGGGCAAGCGGGTGGGTCTCATCGTCCACCAGGCTTCGGTCGACCGCCAACTTCGCCACGCGGTCGACCTCCTCCGAAACCGCAAGGATTTCCACGTCGCCGCGATCTTCGCCCCCGAGCACGGCTTTTACGGCGACCTCCAGGACCAGGTGCCCGTGGACGGCGCCCAGGACCCCCGCACCGGCCTCCCGGTTTTCAGCCTCTACGGCCCCCGCCGCCAACCCACCCCCCAAATGCTGAAGGGCCTGGACGCCCTGGTCTTCGACCTACAGGACATCGGCGTCCGTTATTACACGTTCATCTGGACCATGGCCCTGGCCCTGGAGGCCGCGGCCAAGGCCGGGATCACGTTCGTCGTCCTGAACCGTCCCAACCCCCTGGGCGGCGGCGTGGAGGGCAACCTTCCGGACCCGGCCTACGCCAGCTTCGTGGGCCTTTACCCCCTCCCGGTCCGCCACGGCAAAACCGTGGGCGAGCTGGCCGTTTATTTCAACAAGAAATACAAATGGGGCGCGGACCTTCACGTGGTCAAAATGAAGGGGTGGAAGCGCTCCATGCGGTTCGATGAAACCGGCCTGCCCTGGGTGATGCCCTCCCCCAACATGCCCACCCTGGACACGGCGACGGTCTACGCCGGCATGTGCCTGCTGGAAGCCACCAATTTATCCGAGGGTCGCGGCACCACCAAACCCTTCGAAATTGTCGGCGCCCCCTTCATTGACGGCCACAACCTGGCCCGGGCCCTGGAAAAGAAAAACCTCCCCGGCGTCGCCTTCCGACCCCTGGCCTTCCGGCCCACGTTTAATAAATGGGCCAACCAAACCTGCGGCGGCGTCCAACTCCACGTGACGAATCCCAAAACTTTCGAATCATTCCTCGCGGGCCTGGTTTTTCTTCAAACGGTGAAACAACTTTATCCCCGAAACTTAAAATGGAACCCGCCGCCCTACGAATACGAGACGGTCAAAAGGCCCATGGACATCCTTTGCGGAACCGATCAAATTCGGAAAGCCATCGACGACGGCGACAATCTTATTAATCTCTCCAAAACCTGGCCCCCCGCCCTTAAATCTTTCCAATTTTAA
- a CDS encoding M28 family peptidase has translation MPFFSPPAQADSAPRADAKRLGQHVRFLAALQPERSHLHTKSLGAASDYIEARFREYGFNPVLQKYDVNGRTYQNVTVVRGPKNTRRLVVGAHYDVCGEQPGADDNASGVAGLLELARLLSVEPPDLTKEIELVAYTLEEPPYFRTENMGSAVHAQSLRDAKIEVEGMISLEMIGFYSNAPGSQHYPLPVLGLFYPSRADFIAVVGNWASFGFVRRVKKLMARGTDLPVVSLSAPNALDAIGLSDQRNYWKRGMPALMVTDTSFFRNPNYHQPSDTPDTLDFARMARAVDGVFNALRVMGKE, from the coding sequence ATGCCCTTCTTCTCTCCCCCCGCTCAAGCCGATTCCGCCCCACGGGCGGACGCCAAACGTTTGGGACAGCACGTCCGTTTTCTCGCCGCCTTACAACCCGAGCGAAGCCACCTCCACACGAAATCCCTCGGGGCGGCGTCCGATTACATCGAGGCGCGTTTTCGGGAATATGGGTTCAACCCGGTTTTGCAAAAATACGACGTCAACGGCCGGACCTACCAAAACGTCACGGTCGTCCGGGGCCCGAAAAACACCCGCCGCCTGGTGGTGGGCGCCCATTACGACGTCTGCGGCGAGCAACCCGGCGCCGACGACAACGCCAGCGGGGTGGCGGGGCTCCTGGAGTTGGCGCGTTTGCTGTCCGTGGAGCCGCCGGACTTAACCAAGGAAATCGAACTGGTGGCCTACACCCTGGAGGAGCCGCCCTACTTTCGAACGGAAAATATGGGCAGCGCCGTCCACGCTCAAAGCCTGCGCGACGCCAAAATCGAGGTGGAAGGCATGATTTCCTTGGAAATGATCGGGTTTTATTCCAACGCGCCCGGGTCCCAGCATTACCCCCTGCCCGTTCTGGGTTTGTTTTACCCTTCCCGGGCCGACTTCATCGCGGTGGTCGGCAATTGGGCCAGTTTCGGGTTCGTGCGCCGGGTGAAAAAACTCATGGCCCGGGGGACGGACTTGCCGGTCGTGTCCCTCTCCGCCCCCAACGCGTTGGACGCCATCGGCCTGTCGGACCAGCGGAATTATTGGAAACGGGGAATGCCCGCCCTGATGGTGACGGACACCTCCTTTTTCCGAAACCCAAACTACCACCAACCGTCGGACACTCCCGACACCTTGGATTTCGCCCGAATGGCCCGGGCGGTGGACGGCGTTTTCAACGCCCTGCGCGTGATGGGAAAAGAATAA
- the arsB gene encoding ACR3 family arsenite efflux transporter, translating into MAAGVALGRFIPGIAPALDRVKVSGVSLPIAAGLLWMMFPVLAKVDYSALGRLTGNGRVLGLSFTMNWLVGPVLMFALAWVFLPDLPHYRTGLILVGLARCIAMVLLWNLLARGSNELAVLLVALNSIFQIFMYSFLGYFFLAVLPGWWGAEGHRLNISMAEIAKSVAVFLGIPLLLGYATRRFFVKRRGAEWYDRRFMPALAPTALIGLLYTIVLMFSMQGDKIVRVPWDVARIALPLLAYFALMWGSTFFAARRMGLTYEETSALAFTAAGNNFELAIAVAVGVFGIASGEALAAVVGPLIEVPALIGLVTVSLWAKKRFFP; encoded by the coding sequence ATGGCGGCGGGCGTCGCGTTGGGACGTTTTATTCCCGGGATCGCCCCCGCGTTGGACCGGGTGAAAGTGTCCGGTGTGTCCCTGCCCATCGCGGCGGGCCTTCTGTGGATGATGTTCCCCGTCCTGGCCAAAGTCGATTACTCGGCTTTGGGGCGGCTCACCGGGAATGGCCGCGTCTTGGGCCTCTCGTTCACCATGAATTGGCTGGTGGGGCCGGTCCTCATGTTCGCGCTGGCCTGGGTTTTCTTGCCGGATCTCCCCCACTACCGCACGGGGTTGATATTGGTGGGGCTCGCCCGTTGCATCGCCATGGTCCTGCTTTGGAACCTTTTGGCCCGGGGGAGCAACGAACTGGCGGTTTTGCTCGTGGCGTTAAATTCGATTTTTCAGATTTTTATGTATTCTTTTTTGGGCTATTTCTTCCTGGCGGTTCTCCCCGGCTGGTGGGGGGCCGAGGGGCACCGGCTTAATATCTCCATGGCGGAAATCGCCAAGAGCGTCGCCGTTTTTTTGGGAATCCCCCTCTTGCTGGGATACGCCACGCGCCGTTTTTTCGTGAAGCGCCGCGGGGCGGAATGGTACGACCGGCGGTTCATGCCCGCCCTGGCGCCGACGGCCCTGATCGGCCTTCTCTACACCATCGTGCTCATGTTTTCCATGCAAGGCGACAAGATTGTCCGGGTGCCCTGGGACGTCGCGCGGATCGCGTTGCCGCTCCTGGCCTACTTCGCCCTGATGTGGGGATCGACTTTTTTCGCGGCCCGGCGGATGGGGTTGACCTACGAGGAGACCAGCGCGCTGGCTTTTACGGCGGCGGGAAACAACTTCGAATTGGCGATCGCGGTGGCCGTCGGCGTTTTCGGCATCGCCTCCGGAGAGGCGCTCGCCGCGGTGGTGGGTCCGTTGATTGAAGTGCCGGCCTTGATCGGGTTGGTCACCGTTTCGCTTTGGGCCAAAAAACGCTTTTTTCCCTAG
- a CDS encoding DUF167 domain-containing protein: protein MDLPSYIKLKVRADSRQSSVFKKADDAYEIHVRAPAERGRANAEALDLLARALNCPANRLRIVKGGTSPHKIIQRI from the coding sequence GTGGACCTTCCGTCCTACATCAAGCTCAAGGTTCGTGCGGATTCCCGCCAATCGTCGGTATTCAAAAAAGCCGACGACGCCTACGAAATCCACGTCCGCGCCCCCGCCGAGCGGGGACGCGCCAACGCCGAAGCCCTGGACCTCCTGGCCCGGGCGCTGAACTGCCCAGCGAATCGCCTCCGCATCGTCAAAGGCGGCACCTCGCCCCACAAAATCATTCAACGAATTTAG
- a CDS encoding SET domain-containing protein-lysine N-methyltransferase — protein sequence MKRSPPPKRTNNEWVFAAPSGIHGSGLFARNDVPTGTPVVEYDGPRVSAAEGRRRAAEGNAFVFRLNRREFIDGSVGWNLGRYANHSCEPNAASESRGGRIWLRAVRPIPQGAEITYDYGFSFRDDPTPCRCGAPSCGGSIVAARDRNRL from the coding sequence ATGAAGCGCTCCCCACCCCCCAAACGAACCAACAACGAATGGGTGTTCGCCGCTCCCTCGGGCATTCACGGGAGCGGTCTCTTCGCCCGGAACGACGTTCCAACCGGGACACCCGTCGTGGAATACGACGGGCCCCGGGTGTCCGCGGCGGAGGGTCGACGGAGGGCGGCGGAGGGGAACGCCTTTGTCTTTCGACTGAATCGGCGGGAGTTTATCGACGGATCGGTGGGGTGGAATTTGGGGCGGTACGCCAACCATTCCTGCGAACCGAACGCCGCGAGCGAGAGCCGGGGCGGGCGGATCTGGTTGCGGGCGGTCCGGCCGATCCCCCAAGGGGCGGAAATCACCTACGACTACGGTTTTTCCTTCCGGGACGATCCGACGCCCTGCCGTTGCGGCGCGCCCTCCTGCGGAGGAAGCATCGTGGCCGCCCGTGACCGGAACCGACTTTAA
- a CDS encoding DMT family transporter, translating into MAFLEFLIVAALWGGSYLFMRVAGPAFGALPMVGLRLSLGGAFLLALCGLNGKFGEIRRHWKKTVFLGVSNSAVPFSLLAYTTIHTNAGFGAILNSTAPFFTALVGWVWLRERLRFSQGAGLLIGGLGVCLLVGGKLSFDSTRLRSAIGAALAGTLLYGISIVYTKKYLAAVSPLVITAISQVTGALLLLPFVVGQWPSVGPGPAAWISVGLLGVFSTAVAFVLFYRLIARLGTTRTVVVTFLIPVFGMTWGGLFLGERVTTSMVLSTALILFGTALSQGLWGRRAG; encoded by the coding sequence ATGGCGTTCCTTGAGTTCCTGATCGTTGCCGCTCTTTGGGGAGGGTCTTACCTTTTCATGCGGGTGGCCGGGCCGGCTTTCGGCGCCCTGCCCATGGTGGGCCTCCGCCTTTCCTTGGGCGGGGCTTTTCTCCTCGCGCTCTGCGGGCTCAACGGGAAATTCGGTGAAATCCGTCGGCATTGGAAAAAGACCGTTTTTCTCGGAGTTTCCAATTCGGCCGTTCCTTTCTCCCTGCTCGCTTACACCACCATTCACACCAACGCCGGGTTCGGCGCGATCTTGAATTCGACGGCGCCTTTTTTTACCGCTTTGGTCGGATGGGTTTGGCTGCGGGAGCGCCTTCGTTTTTCCCAGGGCGCGGGCCTGTTGATCGGGGGCCTCGGGGTGTGCCTTTTGGTCGGCGGGAAGCTGTCGTTCGACTCGACCCGCCTCCGCTCCGCCATCGGGGCCGCCCTCGCGGGCACGCTGCTTTACGGAATTTCCATCGTCTACACGAAGAAGTATTTGGCGGCGGTGAGCCCCCTGGTCATCACCGCCATCAGTCAAGTCACCGGGGCCCTGCTTCTCCTGCCCTTCGTCGTCGGTCAATGGCCGTCGGTGGGCCCGGGGCCGGCCGCTTGGATCAGCGTGGGGTTGTTGGGCGTGTTCAGCACCGCCGTGGCCTTCGTCCTTTTCTACCGGCTGATTGCCCGCCTCGGGACCACGCGGACGGTGGTCGTGACATTTTTAATTCCCGTTTTTGGAATGACCTGGGGCGGTCTTTTTTTGGGCGAGCGCGTCACGACGTCGATGGTTTTGTCGACGGCGCTGATTCTTTTCGGGACGGCCCTCAGCCAGGGATTGTGGGGGCGCCGCGCCGGTTAA
- a CDS encoding GAF domain-containing protein, whose amino-acid sequence MPRAKTTAGALDPAEELELLHKISHIIGSTLELKTILQEIVALVSGLTKSDACFIYLHEAAQGQLVLSAAKPPHPGEVGQLRLKMGEGLTGWVAEHKKPLVLPQKAHDDHRFKYFQALPEDRFEAFLSVPILVRDGVVGVINVQHRKPHAYTDHTLKILATIGRQVGGAIENGRLFEETKRRANAIQTLSAVSHTVASDRFHEEILQLIVAMTASLMGSKICSVMLLNDEGTELRITATQSLSPTYRNKPPIKVDQSLSGQAVLQKKPVAVIDVRKDKRFSFPDIAASEGLVSLLSVPMLYKDKALGVINAYSAEEYAFTKEDISVLQSVANQCASAIMQTRLLQEKLAAQDALESRKTIERAKGILMKKRGMTEPEAFREIQKQSMDRRKSMKEIAEAVLLAEELGGSGKA is encoded by the coding sequence ATGCCACGCGCGAAAACGACGGCCGGCGCTTTGGACCCGGCCGAGGAGCTCGAACTCCTCCACAAGATTTCCCACATCATCGGTTCGACGCTCGAATTAAAAACCATCCTTCAGGAAATCGTCGCCTTGGTCAGCGGCTTGACGAAGTCCGACGCCTGCTTCATCTACCTTCACGAAGCCGCCCAGGGCCAATTGGTGCTGTCGGCCGCGAAACCGCCCCACCCCGGCGAAGTGGGCCAACTGCGCCTTAAAATGGGCGAAGGGCTGACCGGCTGGGTGGCGGAACACAAAAAACCCCTGGTTCTCCCCCAAAAAGCCCACGACGACCACCGGTTCAAGTATTTCCAGGCCCTGCCCGAAGATCGTTTTGAAGCTTTTCTCTCGGTCCCCATTTTGGTTCGGGACGGCGTGGTCGGCGTCATCAACGTTCAGCACCGGAAACCCCACGCCTACACCGACCACACGCTGAAAATTCTGGCGACCATCGGCCGACAGGTCGGCGGCGCCATCGAGAACGGGCGGCTGTTCGAGGAAACCAAACGGCGGGCCAACGCGATTCAAACCCTCTCGGCGGTTTCCCACACGGTGGCGTCCGACCGCTTCCACGAAGAAATCCTCCAGCTGATCGTGGCCATGACGGCGTCCCTGATGGGCTCCAAAATCTGCTCGGTCATGTTGCTGAACGACGAAGGCACCGAGCTTCGCATCACCGCCACCCAGTCCCTCTCCCCGACCTATCGAAACAAGCCGCCCATCAAGGTGGACCAAAGCCTCTCCGGACAGGCCGTCCTGCAGAAAAAACCCGTGGCGGTGATCGACGTTCGAAAAGACAAGCGGTTCTCCTTCCCGGACATCGCGGCCTCCGAAGGGCTCGTCTCCCTCCTGTCGGTCCCCATGCTTTACAAAGACAAGGCCCTGGGCGTCATCAACGCCTACAGCGCCGAGGAATACGCCTTCACCAAAGAGGACATTTCGGTGCTCCAATCGGTGGCCAACCAATGCGCTTCGGCCATCATGCAGACGAGGCTCCTCCAGGAAAAACTCGCCGCCCAGGACGCCCTGGAATCCCGCAAGACCATCGAGCGGGCCAAGGGCATTCTGATGAAAAAACGCGGCATGACCGAACCCGAGGCTTTCCGGGAAATCCAGAAGCAGAGCATGGATCGACGGAAATCCATGAAGGAAATCGCCGAAGCCGTCCTCCTGGCCGAAGAGCTGGGCGGCTCCGGGAAAGCCTAA
- a CDS encoding SMI1/KNR4 family protein, whose amino-acid sequence MGLLYVLKGFFLWFLPLSAGTTYLVLKGPLKAWPARRRRLLGLFLGMAAALGSLGRGRAALDGVIATHVEILTADPANSMAQGALIGDFIPSRVLLFGGGVPETVRPVLVKMAPDPGACAEALAAYHRAKAYRRDLGIWNACGPSREYDAAASTGAPKIPRPDDPRAAERINAAWKRIETWLARRAPDALAALNGPASEEKMAAAEKEMGLGFPADLRASLLRHDGQKTTVPAVYPEGLAALSVEGILESWKIRTHRLGGRLNDRDDFDGWRKSIAQGVIFVGGPVKARLADPRWIPIADSNGDVFWFVDLDPAPGGTPGQVIEVDPEGTTWEVRSSSLADHLTGYADALDRGDFTPDPKFGQITAKIRRPAPRGLPDYLK is encoded by the coding sequence ATGGGCCTCCTCTACGTCCTCAAAGGGTTCTTCCTCTGGTTCCTCCCGCTGTCGGCGGGGACGACCTATTTGGTTTTGAAGGGGCCGCTGAAAGCGTGGCCCGCCCGCCGTCGGCGCCTCCTCGGATTGTTTTTGGGAATGGCGGCCGCCCTTGGGTCCCTCGGACGCGGGCGCGCGGCCCTGGACGGCGTGATCGCCACCCACGTGGAAATATTGACCGCCGACCCGGCCAATTCCATGGCCCAGGGCGCCCTGATCGGGGACTTTATTCCCAGCCGTGTCCTCCTTTTCGGCGGCGGCGTTCCGGAAACCGTCCGGCCGGTCCTGGTGAAAATGGCCCCCGACCCCGGGGCCTGCGCCGAGGCCCTGGCCGCCTACCACCGAGCCAAGGCGTACCGGCGGGACCTCGGGATTTGGAACGCCTGCGGTCCGTCCCGGGAATACGACGCCGCGGCTTCGACGGGGGCGCCCAAAATACCCCGCCCGGACGACCCGCGCGCCGCGGAGCGGATCAACGCCGCCTGGAAACGAATCGAAACCTGGCTCGCCCGCCGCGCTCCCGACGCCCTGGCGGCCTTGAACGGTCCGGCCTCGGAAGAAAAAATGGCCGCCGCGGAAAAGGAAATGGGCCTGGGGTTCCCCGCCGATCTGCGGGCGAGCCTCCTTCGCCACGACGGGCAAAAAACAACGGTCCCCGCCGTTTACCCCGAGGGGTTGGCGGCGCTTTCGGTGGAAGGAATTTTGGAATCCTGGAAAATCCGAACCCACCGATTGGGCGGAAGGCTGAACGACCGGGACGATTTTGACGGCTGGAGGAAATCCATCGCCCAAGGGGTGATATTCGTCGGCGGACCGGTCAAGGCCCGTTTGGCCGATCCCCGGTGGATCCCCATCGCGGACTCCAACGGGGACGTTTTTTGGTTCGTGGATTTGGACCCGGCCCCCGGGGGAACGCCGGGACAGGTCATTGAAGTCGACCCCGAAGGCACGACGTGGGAAGTTCGTTCCTCCTCCCTCGCGGATCATTTGACCGGTTACGCCGACGCTTTGGATCGGGGCGATTTCACCCCGGACCCCAAATTCGGCCAAATCACAGCGAAGATCCGCCGCCCGGCACCCCGGGGCCTCCCGGACTATTTAAAATGA
- a CDS encoding SDR family NAD(P)-dependent oxidoreductase, with the protein MTAPVALLTGASSGIGRETALQLAAKGWRLALTARREDRLRELAAAIQAAGGPAPLVLPGDIAQPGAAAALVEKTAAHFGRLDVLINNAGILRMSNFLEMPLAEMREVFETNFWATVETVRAAVPVMEQRGGGRVVQIGSGVGRRGLPFMGAYSASKFALLGLTESLRVELAAKGISFSLVLPGGTDTEMPANVDRRRLPPGYPHREGTRVSAARAARTVVKAVERGGAEYFVPWWVRPAAWVSAVWPRFADFLVKKGYRTLQWK; encoded by the coding sequence ATGACCGCCCCCGTCGCCCTCCTCACCGGCGCCTCCAGCGGCATCGGGCGCGAAACGGCCCTTCAACTGGCGGCCAAGGGCTGGCGCCTGGCCTTGACCGCCCGACGGGAAGACCGCCTGCGGGAATTGGCCGCCGCGATTCAAGCGGCCGGGGGTCCGGCGCCCCTGGTTCTCCCCGGGGACATCGCCCAACCCGGAGCGGCCGCGGCCCTGGTTGAAAAAACAGCGGCCCATTTCGGGCGGCTGGACGTGTTGATCAACAACGCCGGAATTCTTCGGATGTCGAACTTTCTTGAAATGCCGCTGGCGGAAATGCGGGAGGTTTTTGAAACCAATTTCTGGGCCACGGTGGAAACCGTCCGCGCGGCCGTGCCCGTCATGGAACAACGGGGCGGCGGCCGCGTCGTTCAAATCGGGTCCGGCGTCGGCCGACGGGGACTGCCCTTTATGGGCGCCTATTCCGCCAGCAAGTTTGCCCTCTTGGGCTTGACGGAAAGTTTGCGGGTGGAGCTGGCGGCCAAAGGGATATCGTTTAGCTTGGTTTTGCCCGGCGGCACCGACACGGAAATGCCGGCCAACGTGGACCGACGCCGCCTCCCCCCCGGGTATCCCCACCGGGAAGGCACCCGGGTGTCGGCGGCCCGGGCGGCCCGCACGGTGGTCAAAGCGGTGGAGCGGGGCGGGGCGGAATATTTTGTCCCCTGGTGGGTGCGGCCGGCGGCTTGGGTGTCAGCGGTCTGGCCGCGATTCGCGGATTTTCTCGTTAAGAAAGGATACAGGACCCTTCAATGGAAATAG